GCGCGCGCGGTTATTCCAGCTTGCGCCAACCGAACACGTCCTCCTGCTCCTGCTGCATCATAGTATGTGCGATGGCTGGTCGCTCGGCGTGCTGATCCGCGAAGTAGCCGCCTGCTATGCGGCTGCCAGGGCACATCACCGGCCCACATTGCCGCCGCTGCCGATCCAGTATGCCGATTATGCCGTCTGGCAGCACCAGTGGATACAGAGCAGCGTCGCGCAGAAACAGCTCGCCTACTGGCGTCAACAGCTTGCCGCTGCCCCGCCGCTGCTAGAGCTGCCCACCGACTTCCCGCGTCCGGCAGCGCCAACCTATCGCGGCGGCAGCCACACGTTTGTGATCCCGCCGACCATTGCCAGCGCGCTTCCCGATCTCAGCCGCCAGTTTGGGGCCACGCCCTTCATGACGCTGCTGGCGCTATTCGAGGTCCTGATCTATCGCTATACCGGCCAGCATGATCTGATGATCGGGACGCCGATTGCAGGCCGACGACCGGTAGAAACCGAAGGGCTGATCGGCTTCTTTGTCAACACGCTGGCCTTACGTACCGACCTACGCGGCAATCCAACCTTTGGCGCGCTCCTTCAGCGCGTGCGCGCGGTGACGCTCCAGGCCTATGCGCATCAAGATCTGCCGTTTGAGCAGATCGTCGCCGACGTACATCCAGAGCGCAGCCTGCACGCCGTACCACTGATTCAGGTCTTCTTTGCGCTCCAAAACGTGCCCCGTCCGGTGAGCAATCTCGGCGATCTCACGCTGCGCCGCTTCCCGATCGCGATCGACACCGTGCAGTACGATCTGATCCTGAACATGGAGGAAGCGGACAGCGGACTCTGGGGCAGGTTTGAGTACAGCGCCGACCTGTTTATGCCCGACACGATTGCGCGCATGGCCGGGCATTTCCAGACGCTGCTGATGGCGATCGTCAAGGACCCTGAGCGGCCCATCGGCGATCTGCCGCTGCTGACCGATGCTGAAGAGCATCGTCTGCTGGTAGAGTGGAATAGCACCCAGGCTCCGTTTGAGCGCGCGTGTCTGCATCGGCTCGTCGAGGCACAGGCGCGACGCACGCCGGACGTGACGGCGGTGATCGATCACGACCAGCGTGTTACGTATGCCGAGCTGAACCGCCGCGCCAATCGGCTCGCCCACCACCTGCGGCAGCGCGGGATCGACCGGGGCATGCGGGTTGGCGTGGCTCTCGATCGCTCGGTCGACCTGATCGTTGCGCTCCTGGGTATTCTCAAGGCAGGCGGCGCCTACGTCCCGCTCGATCCGCTGTATCCGCCGGAGCGCCTGGCCTTCATGCTGGAGGATGCCCAGGCCGCGCTGCTGCTCACACGGCAAGCACACGGCAGCACGCTGCCCGACACCGGCACGCCGCTGGTGCAGCTCGACGCCGACCGCGATCGAATCGCGCAGGCAAGCGCTGACAATCCGGTCCATGATGATATACCCGAACAGAGCGCGTATGTGATCTACACCTCCGGCTCGACCGGGCGACCGAAAGGCGTCGATTGCCATCATGCGGGCGTGGTCAATCTCCTGACGGATTTCACGCGGCGGCAGCCGATCCTGCCCGGCGATGCCTGTAGCTGCTGGACCAGCATCAGCTTTGATCCCTCGGTCTATGAGATCTGGTCGGCGCTGGTGGCTGGCGGGACGCTCCATCTTGTGCCCGATTCCGTGCGCGTGGATGGCGCGGCGTTTATCGCGTGGCTCGATCGCCATCAGATTCGCAGCGCCTACATTCCGCCGTTTCTGGTCCAAGATCTGGCAGCGTGGCTGGATCGATCGACGGCTCCATGCTCCCTGCGGCGCTTGCTGGTGGGCGTCGAGCCGATCCCTGAGGCGCTGCTGGCGTTGATCGCCGCGCGCGTGCCCGGATTGCAGATCATCAACGGCTACGGGCCAACCGAGGCGACGATCTGTGCGACGCTGTATCCCATACAGCCGGGCGCGACAGCCAATCGGTACGCGCCGATCGGACAGCCGGTACACAACACGCAGATCTATGTGCTGGATGCAGCGCTGCGACCGGTGCCGATTGGCGTGCCCGGCGAGGTCTATATCGGCGGAGGCGGCCTGGCCCACGGCTACTTCAACCGGCCTGACCTGACGGCTGAGCGGTTCACTCCTAACCCGTTCAGCAGGCATGGGCACACGCTGCCCGGCACGCGGTTGTATCGCACCGGGGACCGAGCGCGGTATCTGCCCGACGGCAACCTGATCTTTCTTGGTCGGTCGGACCAGCAGGTCAAGATCCGAGGCTTTCGGGTTGAGCTAGAGGAGATCGAAGCGGTGATTGGGCAACATCCGCGCGTCCGCGAAAACGTGGTCCTGGCACGGGAAGCGCCATCCGGCGAGAAGTGGCTGGTAGCCTACGTTGTAGAACAACAGAGCAACGAGCAAAGGAACACAGGAACCCAGGAACAAGGACCGGGCGAAGCGCCGGAAGCCCTGAACTCCCAGCTCGAAACGTTGCACTCAGATCTCCGCACCTACCTGCAAGCGCGTCTGCCCGACTACATGGTGCCGGGCGCGTGTGTCGTCCTCGATGCGTTGCCGTTGACTCCGAGCGGCAAAGTCGATCGGGGCGCGCTGCCGACGCCCGAAGCCGCCGATCGGGATCGGCCACTGGTCGCGCCGCGCACGCCCCTGGAGC
This genomic stretch from Herpetosiphonaceae bacterium harbors:
- a CDS encoding amino acid adenylation domain-containing protein — translated: MSNQSQWLAKTPSEKQELLAQIRQQQPDALDVFPLSFAQRRLWFLDQLLPRSVYTIPVAVQLTGPLDVTALATSLNHLVQRHETLRTTMMVVDGEPMQLIRSAFEIPLPIVSLTHIPAAEQAAHVQALSAEDVRQPFDLEQGPLVRARLFQLAPTEHVLLLLLHHSMCDGWSLGVLIREVAACYAAARAHHRPTLPPLPIQYADYAVWQHQWIQSSVAQKQLAYWRQQLAAAPPLLELPTDFPRPAAPTYRGGSHTFVIPPTIASALPDLSRQFGATPFMTLLALFEVLIYRYTGQHDLMIGTPIAGRRPVETEGLIGFFVNTLALRTDLRGNPTFGALLQRVRAVTLQAYAHQDLPFEQIVADVHPERSLHAVPLIQVFFALQNVPRPVSNLGDLTLRRFPIAIDTVQYDLILNMEEADSGLWGRFEYSADLFMPDTIARMAGHFQTLLMAIVKDPERPIGDLPLLTDAEEHRLLVEWNSTQAPFERACLHRLVEAQARRTPDVTAVIDHDQRVTYAELNRRANRLAHHLRQRGIDRGMRVGVALDRSVDLIVALLGILKAGGAYVPLDPLYPPERLAFMLEDAQAALLLTRQAHGSTLPDTGTPLVQLDADRDRIAQASADNPVHDDIPEQSAYVIYTSGSTGRPKGVDCHHAGVVNLLTDFTRRQPILPGDACSCWTSISFDPSVYEIWSALVAGGTLHLVPDSVRVDGAAFIAWLDRHQIRSAYIPPFLVQDLAAWLDRSTAPCSLRRLLVGVEPIPEALLALIAARVPGLQIINGYGPTEATICATLYPIQPGATANRYAPIGQPVHNTQIYVLDAALRPVPIGVPGEVYIGGGGLAHGYFNRPDLTAERFTPNPFSRHGHTLPGTRLYRTGDRARYLPDGNLIFLGRSDQQVKIRGFRVELEEIEAVIGQHPRVRENVVLAREAPSGEKWLVAYVVEQQSNEQRNTGTQEQGPGEAPEALNSQLETLHSDLRTYLQARLPDYMVPGACVVLDALPLTPSGKVDRGALPTPEAADRDRPLVAPRTPLEQRVASVWADVLRVESLSIHDRFFELGGHSLLATHLIARINAAFGVELPLRSIFEGPTIAELTRRIMTAQHAAAQRHAPPIAPVGRDQPLPLSFAQQRLWLLDQFEPESASYIIPIALRLTGSLDVAALQQSLDLIVQRHEALRTTFAIHQGEPVQVIAAALTLPLPVVDLGAETADPREQRAREIIVAAAQSPFDLERGPLLRTMLLRISDNEHMLVVTMHHIIADGWSAGVLVRELTTCYTAFVMGATPHLP